One genomic window of Tenacibaculum tangerinum includes the following:
- a CDS encoding mannosyltransferase: protein MSFLKKYHSIILTLVSVVLYFLFAYTTQRTEFNQLLFLWIGLFACYVGLLKNKQSSFAYLAGIAVLFRLIFFFALPNLSQDFYRFIWDGRMILEGLNPYLSLPETFIEQHDYPIPQAKDLYAGMGTLNGSHYTNYPPMNQLCFFIAAVFAKNSIIGSVVVMRTIIILADIGILYFGKKLLKRLQLPVKNIFIYILNPFVIIELTGNLHFESVMLFFLVFALYKLHQQQWFLAGVLLACSVSVKLIPLLFLPLFFQWFVKNDASVFKGFQKLAFFYITIIATVVLLFLPFYAPELIVNYTNSVGLWFRNFEFNASFYYVAREIGYLFRGYNEIAIIGKIIPILTSCFLLILTFFRKNKSLKQLLVSMLFALSFYYFLTTTMHPWYIATLLILSVFTRYRYAVLWSFVVILSYQAYANAPWKEHLWLVALEYIVVYSYFTWEVFIKNKTHSKN, encoded by the coding sequence ATGTCTTTTCTAAAAAAATACCACTCAATTATACTAACATTGGTTAGTGTGGTATTGTATTTTTTGTTTGCTTACACTACCCAACGCACCGAATTTAACCAATTGCTTTTTTTATGGATTGGGTTATTTGCCTGTTATGTAGGTCTTTTAAAAAACAAACAATCGTCGTTTGCATACTTAGCAGGAATTGCGGTTTTATTTCGATTGATTTTCTTTTTTGCGCTCCCCAATTTATCTCAAGACTTTTATCGGTTTATTTGGGATGGACGCATGATTTTAGAAGGATTAAACCCCTATTTATCGCTACCCGAAACATTTATAGAGCAACACGACTATCCGATACCACAAGCGAAAGACTTGTATGCAGGAATGGGCACCCTAAATGGAAGTCATTACACCAATTACCCTCCAATGAATCAACTCTGTTTTTTTATCGCTGCAGTGTTCGCTAAAAACAGTATTATAGGAAGTGTTGTTGTAATGCGCACTATAATTATCTTAGCTGATATTGGTATTTTATACTTCGGAAAAAAACTCTTAAAGAGATTACAATTACCTGTTAAAAATATCTTTATCTACATTTTAAATCCGTTCGTAATTATTGAGCTTACAGGAAACCTACATTTTGAGTCAGTAATGTTGTTCTTTTTAGTTTTTGCCTTGTATAAGCTACACCAACAGCAATGGTTTTTGGCGGGTGTGCTATTGGCTTGTTCGGTTTCTGTAAAACTAATTCCGTTGCTCTTTTTACCGTTATTTTTTCAGTGGTTTGTAAAAAATGATGCTTCCGTTTTTAAAGGATTTCAAAAATTAGCCTTTTTTTATATAACTATAATTGCTACCGTTGTGTTACTTTTTCTTCCTTTTTACGCTCCAGAATTGATAGTAAACTACACCAATTCCGTTGGTTTATGGTTTCGAAATTTTGAATTTAATGCCAGTTTTTACTACGTTGCTAGAGAAATTGGTTACTTATTTAGAGGGTATAACGAAATAGCTATCATTGGTAAAATAATTCCTATCCTTACTAGTTGTTTTTTACTAATTCTTACTTTTTTCAGAAAAAACAAGTCTTTAAAGCAGTTACTTGTAAGTATGCTTTTTGCTTTGTCGTTCTACTATTTCTTAACAACAACTATGCATCCATGGTATATTGCAACCCTACTAATCTTATCGGTATTTACTCGATACCGCTATGCAGTTTTGTGGAGTTTCGTAGTCATACTAAGCTATCAAGCCTATGCGAACGCTCCTTGGAAAGAACATCTTTGGTTAGTTGCTTTAGAGTATATTGTTGTATACAGCTACTTTACTTGGGAGGTTTTTATAAAAAACAAAACCCACTCAAAAAATTGA
- a CDS encoding glycosyltransferase family 2 protein has product MNPIIKVIIPAYNEQDSIALVVNDIPSIVHEVIVVSNNSTDNTEVNAKNAGATVLTENRKGYGYACLKGMEYIASTALSNHEKTDIVVFLDGDYSDYPEQLTELIAPIINNDIDFVIGARVKRLREQGSMTPQQIFGNWLATTLMKLFFGARFTDLGPFRAIKYNKLLALNMEDKTYGWTVEMQLKALKQKLTYTEIPMKYRNRIGVSKVSGTVKGSILAGIKILGWIFKYSFK; this is encoded by the coding sequence ATGAACCCTATTATAAAAGTCATCATTCCTGCCTATAACGAACAAGATTCTATTGCACTTGTTGTAAATGATATTCCATCTATAGTACATGAGGTAATCGTAGTAAGTAACAATTCTACAGACAATACCGAAGTAAATGCCAAAAATGCAGGGGCTACCGTACTTACTGAAAACAGAAAAGGATATGGCTATGCTTGCTTAAAAGGAATGGAGTATATTGCTTCGACTGCGCTCAGCAATCATGAAAAAACAGACATCGTTGTTTTTTTAGATGGAGATTATTCCGATTATCCTGAGCAACTCACCGAGCTTATCGCTCCGATTATAAATAATGATATCGATTTTGTAATTGGAGCTCGTGTAAAACGACTACGTGAACAAGGTTCGATGACCCCTCAACAAATTTTTGGCAATTGGCTGGCAACTACGTTAATGAAGTTATTTTTTGGAGCTAGGTTTACCGATCTTGGTCCTTTTAGAGCCATAAAATACAATAAGCTTCTTGCTTTGAATATGGAAGATAAAACCTACGGATGGACAGTAGAAATGCAGCTAAAAGCTTTGAAACAAAAATTAACATATACCGAAATTCCTATGAAATACAGAAATAGAATTGGTGTTTCAAAAGTTTCAGGAACCGTAAAAGGTAGTATATTAGCGGGCATTAAAATTTTAGGTTGGATTTTTAAATACAGTTTTAAATAA
- a CDS encoding toxin-antitoxin system YwqK family antitoxin gives MKNNIFFLCFFISSSLVGQKTYHKSFYENGTIKEEGWLEKNQKTNYWIFYYKNGTVKKEGHYKNNLPVKYWHFYRKNSSKEKEGHFMNGVKNKWWIFYNAEGTMNQKCQIKNNQKNGYCLLYDKEKLIKAMKFKKGVKLKEWNNLSSFAAENNLNDLK, from the coding sequence ATGAAAAATAATATTTTCTTTTTATGCTTTTTTATTAGTTCTTCTTTAGTCGGCCAAAAAACATATCATAAATCATTTTATGAAAATGGAACAATAAAAGAAGAAGGCTGGCTTGAAAAGAACCAAAAAACCAACTATTGGATATTTTACTATAAAAATGGGACCGTAAAAAAAGAAGGACATTATAAAAACAATCTTCCTGTAAAATATTGGCATTTTTATCGCAAGAATTCTTCCAAAGAAAAAGAAGGACATTTTATGAACGGCGTTAAAAACAAATGGTGGATTTTTTACAATGCTGAAGGAACTATGAATCAGAAGTGTCAAATCAAAAACAATCAAAAAAACGGCTACTGCCTTTTATACGATAAGGAAAAATTAATAAAAGCCATGAAATTTAAAAAAGGAGTAAAACTAAAAGAATGGAATAATTTGTCTTCTTTTGCAGCAGAAAACAACCTCAACGACCTTAAATAA
- a CDS encoding 4Fe-4S binding protein — MKIIKQTGLLLFLIGLLIFSGVIFTGSFNLSQSELDAFITEKGYKSDVIKEKLSKAIVTDESLNIFEFSSRVRNAYEASNEHYNALIAKYDAEKNWDKKGAQYQYLIYGKPHTLSYELAKKSGNGFVKNNPGLLWFLTFGLGIFGALLFILPNFVLLGPEGIKNNGIYFEASTNRGWIAWLVLIYLVVFYLLLYFFPDYVVNWTFILDPISEFLNGGKASQWFVYGFLYCVIMLVMGVRMYIKYRHNKYQVIRTTSVLFFQIVFAFLIPEIMVSLNMPGYDFKNAFPLDYDFFFEWNLDNLRNSGAIGLFILVWGIVLTLVIVPVMVYFFGKRWYCSWVCGCGGLAETLGDPYRQHSNKSLNAWKLERWLIHSVLVFSLVMTIVTLYCYFTGAQSFLGINSQWIKDTYSFLIGAWFAGVIGTGFYPIFGNRVWCRFGCPLAAYLGIVQRFKSRFRITTNGGQCISCGNCSTYCEQGIDVRAYAQKGENIVRASCVGCGICSAVCPRGVLKLENGPEKGRINPTEILLGNDVDLMKLVNEK; from the coding sequence ATGAAAATAATAAAACAAACAGGATTACTTCTATTCTTAATAGGATTACTTATTTTTTCAGGAGTAATTTTTACAGGTTCTTTTAATTTAAGTCAATCAGAATTAGACGCTTTTATTACTGAAAAAGGATATAAAAGTGACGTTATAAAAGAAAAGCTTAGCAAAGCTATTGTTACCGATGAAAGCTTGAATATTTTTGAGTTTTCGAGTCGCGTTAGAAATGCCTACGAAGCATCTAACGAACATTACAATGCTTTAATTGCTAAATACGATGCTGAAAAAAACTGGGATAAAAAAGGAGCACAATACCAATATTTAATTTATGGTAAACCGCATACCCTAAGTTATGAGCTAGCCAAAAAATCAGGCAATGGTTTTGTAAAAAACAACCCCGGTTTGCTGTGGTTCCTCACTTTCGGGCTAGGTATTTTCGGAGCATTGTTATTCATACTGCCTAATTTTGTTTTGTTAGGCCCTGAAGGAATCAAGAACAATGGTATTTATTTTGAAGCCAGTACCAACCGAGGCTGGATAGCTTGGTTAGTTTTAATTTACTTAGTTGTTTTTTACTTATTGCTTTATTTTTTTCCTGATTATGTAGTAAACTGGACGTTTATACTCGATCCTATTAGCGAGTTTTTAAACGGAGGCAAAGCAAGTCAGTGGTTTGTATACGGTTTTTTATACTGTGTAATTATGCTCGTAATGGGTGTGAGAATGTATATCAAATACAGGCACAATAAATACCAAGTTATTAGAACTACTTCTGTTTTATTCTTTCAAATTGTATTTGCCTTTCTTATTCCTGAAATCATGGTAAGTTTAAACATGCCGGGCTACGATTTTAAAAATGCGTTTCCGTTAGATTACGACTTCTTTTTTGAATGGAATTTAGATAATTTGAGAAACAGTGGTGCCATTGGTTTGTTTATTTTAGTTTGGGGTATTGTACTTACCTTAGTCATTGTGCCTGTAATGGTATATTTCTTCGGAAAAAGATGGTACTGCTCTTGGGTGTGTGGTTGTGGTGGTTTAGCTGAAACTTTAGGCGATCCATACCGCCAGCATTCTAACAAAAGTCTAAACGCATGGAAATTAGAACGTTGGTTAATACATAGTGTGTTAGTATTTTCGTTAGTAATGACTATAGTAACGCTATACTGTTACTTTACAGGAGCACAGTCTTTTCTTGGAATTAACTCTCAATGGATAAAAGATACCTATAGCTTTTTAATAGGCGCTTGGTTTGCAGGAGTTATTGGCACGGGATTTTATCCAATCTTCGGCAACCGTGTTTGGTGTCGTTTTGGTTGCCCATTGGCTGCTTATTTAGGAATTGTGCAACGTTTCAAATCACGATTTAGAATTACAACCAATGGCGGTCAATGTATTTCTTGTGGAAATTGTTCTACCTATTGCGAGCAAGGTATTGATGTACGTGCATACGCACAAAAAGGAGAAAATATTGTGCGTGCCAGTTGTGTTGGCTGCGGAATTTGCTCGGCGGTATGTCCGCGTGGAGTATTAAAATTAGAAAACGGTCCAGAAAAAGGACGTATCAATCCAACAGAAATTTTACTAGGCAACGATGTAGATTTAATGAAACTCGTAAATGAAAAATAA
- a CDS encoding NAD(P)/FAD-dependent oxidoreductase, with protein sequence MEHVVIIGNGISGVTAARHIRKLSDKKITIISSETEEFFSRTALMYVYMGHLKFEHTKPYESWFWKKNNLTLKKGFVSKVHSSSKEVEFDTGEKLSYDSLIIATGSKPNKFGWPGQDLNGVMGMYHKQDLEALEKYAPNNEVCKRAVIVGGGLIGIELAEMLHSRNIPVTFLVRENSFWNNVLPAEESAMINREIIENHIDLRLGVNLQGITGDEKGQVTSVIIRETGEEIPCDVVGLTAGVSPNIDFLKDSEIELGKGVKVNRFLETNIQDIYAIGDCAEQHEAIGLRRPIEAVWYTGRMMGETVAQTICGNRIEYKPGHWFNSAKFINIEYQTYGWVWSEPKENEAHFYWEHESGKKCIRINYDKNTQEFLGINTFGIRMRHEFFDKVLNEKQSVTAVLEHLADANFDPEFYKLHESEIVAKFNKENNTNIQLKKKSWERIFSRV encoded by the coding sequence ATGGAGCACGTTGTAATTATTGGTAACGGTATTTCTGGAGTTACCGCCGCTAGGCATATCAGAAAATTATCTGATAAAAAAATTACTATTATTTCTTCTGAAACTGAAGAATTTTTTTCAAGAACTGCCTTGATGTATGTGTACATGGGACACCTAAAATTTGAACATACGAAACCTTATGAGTCTTGGTTTTGGAAAAAAAACAATCTTACTCTTAAAAAGGGTTTTGTTTCGAAGGTACATTCCTCAAGTAAAGAAGTAGAATTCGATACCGGCGAGAAATTGTCGTACGACAGCTTAATTATAGCCACAGGTTCTAAACCGAATAAATTTGGTTGGCCAGGACAAGACTTAAACGGTGTAATGGGTATGTACCATAAACAAGATTTAGAGGCTCTTGAAAAATATGCTCCTAACAACGAGGTATGCAAAAGAGCTGTAATTGTAGGAGGCGGTTTAATAGGTATCGAACTTGCCGAAATGCTTCATAGCAGAAATATTCCTGTTACTTTTTTGGTTCGTGAAAATAGTTTTTGGAACAATGTGTTGCCTGCAGAAGAATCTGCGATGATAAATCGTGAAATAATAGAAAACCATATCGATTTACGTTTGGGTGTAAACCTGCAAGGAATTACAGGGGACGAAAAGGGGCAAGTTACCTCTGTAATTATAAGAGAAACAGGCGAAGAAATACCATGTGATGTTGTTGGGCTAACCGCAGGTGTTTCTCCGAATATTGACTTTTTAAAAGATTCGGAAATTGAACTTGGTAAGGGAGTAAAAGTAAACCGCTTTTTAGAAACCAATATTCAAGACATTTATGCGATTGGCGATTGTGCTGAACAGCATGAAGCCATCGGCTTGCGCCGTCCTATCGAAGCCGTTTGGTATACAGGCAGAATGATGGGCGAAACCGTAGCTCAAACTATTTGCGGTAACCGAATTGAGTACAAACCAGGACATTGGTTTAACTCTGCAAAGTTTATCAATATCGAATACCAAACCTACGGTTGGGTATGGTCAGAACCCAAAGAAAATGAGGCTCATTTTTATTGGGAACACGAAAGTGGTAAAAAATGCATTCGAATTAACTACGATAAAAACACACAAGAATTCCTTGGTATAAACACCTTCGGAATACGCATGCGCCACGAATTTTTTGACAAGGTTTTGAATGAAAAGCAATCTGTAACTGCTGTTTTAGAGCATTTAGCAGATGCCAACTTCGACCCTGAGTTTTATAAACTTCATGAGTCAGAAATTGTAGCAAAATTCAACAAGGAAAACAACACCAATATTCAATTAAAAAAGAAAAGCTGGGAACGAATTTTCAGCAGAGTTTAG
- a CDS encoding transporter family protein has translation MKRQFLSFSVLFLFAVQFLNAQDDTVEKSNIQTYTPSKLLNNGQWDIKWFNNLYTETKFADADGGTNSKPRENYFTSTLEVFTGISENNRVNIGAIIEYRSNTNGGRQALSVFSLKDDPNSERKGITSIAPAIKFQPLKNVGNFSVQSAVHIPLLSNETENGVFLDQTAWTFQNRFFYDYTFSSGKWQLFTELNTEYNFANDDSFANNTFLVVPGVFFSYFPNEKSTVLAFTQHAQRFGDFTQDYTALGLGGKYQITQVLNLEVLYSNFVRGTNNGLGQSFNIGVRALF, from the coding sequence ATGAAACGACAATTTCTTAGCTTTTCGGTTTTATTTCTTTTTGCAGTGCAATTTTTAAATGCTCAAGATGATACAGTAGAAAAGTCAAATATTCAAACGTACACACCATCTAAGCTTTTAAATAATGGGCAATGGGATATTAAATGGTTTAATAACCTGTATACAGAAACAAAATTCGCAGACGCCGATGGTGGTACCAATTCAAAACCAAGAGAAAATTACTTTACTTCAACTTTAGAAGTTTTTACTGGAATTTCTGAAAACAACCGTGTTAATATAGGGGCAATTATAGAATATCGCTCTAACACTAATGGAGGTCGTCAGGCGTTATCAGTATTTAGTTTAAAAGACGACCCGAATTCAGAAAGAAAAGGAATTACCTCCATAGCACCAGCGATTAAATTTCAACCTTTAAAAAATGTTGGAAACTTTTCAGTTCAATCAGCAGTTCATATTCCTTTGTTGAGTAATGAAACTGAAAACGGAGTGTTTTTAGATCAAACAGCATGGACTTTTCAAAATCGATTCTTTTACGATTATACGTTTTCTAGTGGAAAATGGCAGTTGTTTACAGAGTTAAATACAGAATACAATTTTGCCAATGATGATAGTTTTGCAAACAATACTTTTTTAGTAGTTCCAGGAGTTTTCTTTAGTTATTTTCCAAATGAGAAGTCTACCGTATTAGCATTTACGCAACATGCACAACGATTTGGAGATTTTACACAAGATTATACAGCTTTGGGTTTAGGCGGAAAATATCAAATAACGCAGGTGTTAAACTTAGAAGTATTGTATAGTAATTTTGTTAGAGGAACAAACAACGGATTAGGGCAAAGCTTTAATATAGGAGTAAGAGCATTATTTTAA
- a CDS encoding glycoside hydrolase family 113, whose translation MKIRILLLVSCVFLGSSCTSQSKKINGISFVASSKEVTSQHLHHVKKVSANYVALMPFAFIKSLTSPKVIYNSKNQWFGETEAGVKQYAKEFQKSNIKIMLKPQIWVWRGQYTGTIKMDSEAKWRELEQSYEDFILVFAKVAEEINATVFCVGTELEEFIKNRPEYWKKLIKKIRNVYSGKLTYAANWDEFKRVDFWQELDFIGIDAYFPLSDQKSPSIEELERGWQAHKNTIVELQNKFSKPVLFTEYGYRSINFVGKEPWTSSRIEGNVNLENQQKALQALYNQFWNEDWFAGGFVWKWFYNHKEVGGPTNNRFTPQNKPGELTIKKRYESN comes from the coding sequence ATGAAAATACGAATTCTCCTTTTAGTAAGCTGTGTTTTTTTGGGTAGCTCTTGTACGAGCCAATCAAAAAAGATAAATGGTATTAGCTTTGTTGCTTCTTCAAAAGAGGTAACAAGTCAACATCTTCATCATGTAAAAAAGGTATCAGCAAACTATGTTGCGTTGATGCCTTTTGCTTTTATTAAAAGTTTAACATCACCAAAAGTAATTTACAATTCCAAAAATCAATGGTTTGGAGAAACAGAAGCAGGCGTGAAACAGTACGCAAAAGAGTTTCAAAAAAGTAACATAAAGATTATGTTGAAACCACAAATTTGGGTTTGGAGAGGGCAATATACAGGCACTATAAAAATGGATTCTGAGGCGAAATGGAGAGAATTAGAACAATCGTATGAAGATTTTATTCTTGTTTTTGCCAAAGTAGCAGAAGAAATTAACGCAACAGTTTTTTGTGTGGGTACAGAGTTGGAAGAGTTTATAAAAAACAGACCAGAGTATTGGAAAAAACTCATAAAAAAAATTAGAAACGTATATTCTGGGAAACTAACCTACGCAGCAAATTGGGATGAATTTAAGCGAGTAGATTTTTGGCAAGAGTTAGACTTTATTGGTATTGATGCTTACTTTCCGCTAAGCGATCAAAAATCACCAAGTATAGAAGAACTAGAAAGAGGATGGCAAGCACACAAAAATACAATTGTTGAACTTCAAAATAAGTTCAGTAAGCCTGTTTTATTTACCGAATATGGGTATAGGAGTATTAATTTTGTAGGAAAAGAGCCTTGGACTTCAAGTAGAATTGAAGGCAATGTTAATTTAGAAAATCAACAAAAAGCTTTACAGGCCTTGTATAATCAATTTTGGAATGAAGATTGGTTTGCAGGTGGGTTTGTATGGAAATGGTTTTACAATCATAAAGAAGTAGGAGGGCCTACTAACAATCGATTTACGCCTCAAAATAAACCTGGCGAATTGACTATAAAAAAGAGATATGAAAGCAACTAA
- a CDS encoding POTRA domain-containing protein translates to MFLGVLNTYSQEKRIESIAFLGAKKTKTHVLKKILNSKENQPFDSIVLHEDMTRLKRLPAISNAYFQTSCFDKKCKITITVEENFTLIPEVNFHKTVRQNIAYRIGAGEFNFLGRNMILGGFYQYNGFDSYGINFRAPTLFSAKWGLALNHQNWTSEEPLYFGNESANYKYQNISYEVLGLYEHNFKNRVQFGINFFKEKYNYLSGNTSTEIPTELDINKKLLKLIYTFDDLDYHYQYINGFKSEFYGQYVTSGNEYQDDFLIFWNDFFYFKRFGKRGNWANRLRVGLSSNDDTPFAPFALDNNVNLRGVGILVDRGTGSIVLNTEYRYTLYERNWFVIQGNVFTDAGTWRLPGGELSDFIDSDNLRIYSGIGVRLIHKKIFNAIFRIDYGHGLTKNASKGFVFGIGQYF, encoded by the coding sequence ATGTTTCTTGGTGTTCTAAACACGTACTCACAAGAAAAAAGAATAGAGAGCATTGCCTTTCTAGGAGCTAAAAAAACAAAAACGCATGTTTTAAAAAAAATACTAAATTCAAAAGAAAATCAACCATTTGACTCGATTGTTTTACACGAAGATATGACTCGTTTAAAACGCTTGCCAGCAATTTCTAATGCGTATTTTCAAACATCTTGTTTCGATAAAAAATGTAAGATTACAATCACTGTAGAAGAAAATTTCACCTTAATTCCTGAAGTTAATTTTCACAAAACGGTTCGTCAAAACATTGCTTACAGAATAGGAGCGGGGGAGTTTAATTTTTTGGGGAGGAATATGATTCTAGGAGGATTTTATCAGTACAACGGATTTGATTCTTATGGTATTAATTTTAGAGCTCCTACTTTATTTTCAGCAAAATGGGGACTGGCATTGAATCATCAAAACTGGACAAGTGAAGAGCCACTGTATTTTGGTAATGAGTCTGCCAATTATAAATACCAAAATATTTCGTACGAAGTTTTAGGTTTGTACGAACATAATTTTAAAAACCGAGTACAGTTTGGAATTAATTTTTTTAAAGAAAAATATAACTATTTAAGTGGTAATACTTCCACAGAAATTCCTACAGAACTAGATATTAACAAAAAGCTATTGAAGTTAATATATACATTTGATGATTTAGATTATCATTATCAATACATCAACGGATTTAAAAGCGAGTTTTACGGGCAGTATGTTACTTCTGGAAATGAGTATCAGGATGATTTTTTAATTTTTTGGAACGATTTTTTTTACTTTAAAAGATTTGGTAAAAGAGGCAATTGGGCAAATAGATTGCGCGTTGGTTTATCATCTAACGACGATACGCCATTTGCGCCATTTGCTTTAGATAATAATGTGAATTTACGAGGAGTGGGTATTTTGGTCGATCGAGGAACAGGAAGTATTGTACTAAATACCGAGTATCGTTACACTTTATACGAAAGAAATTGGTTTGTTATACAAGGAAATGTATTTACAGATGCAGGAACATGGAGACTACCGGGAGGAGAGTTAAGTGATTTTATAGATAGTGATAACTTGAGAATATATTCTGGTATTGGGGTGCGTTTGATTCACAAAAAAATATTCAACGCTATTTTTAGAATTGATTATGGGCATGGACTTACGAAGAATGCCTCGAAAGGTTTTGTATTTGGCATCGGACAATATTTTTAA
- a CDS encoding S46 family peptidase, translated as MKYLKIIFLFIAVQVTAQQGGMWIPSLLEGMNEQEMTSLGSKLTAKDIYDVNNSSLKDAIGHFNGGCTSEVISTEGLLLTNHHCGFGQIQSHSSLENDYLKDGFWAMNKSEELPNEDLYVEFIVRIDDVTTKALNGITDTMTEREKQSAIDKNINELNKNVAKETWQDVKVKPFYKGNQYFLFVTEKFEDIRLVGAPPSSIGKFGSDTDNWVFPRHTGDFSLFRIYADKNNRPAKYSKDNVPYTPKHFLPVSLDGIEEGDFTMVFGFPGRTNEYLPAVAIQHITQEFNPSNIAIREAALKEIDAQMKASDAVRIKYASKQARIANAWKKWIGENLGIKKSNAIAERRAFEVAFKKALKEKDLEKNYGNILPEFEQLYADFADINIKRRNFIEVFSVTNELMQMTFRAYQLEQVALNKPEKLEEVRTALVNRLKGIHKNFDATVDKGVFNNVMPLYNPTKVDASIYNKTSFTDIDKAIQLLEGDATKVVENLNKDAAYQYAKPMIEEFYTKIDPEFQYKNQAIAALQKTYMKALMEALPNARYFPDANSTLRVTYGQVRGYSPRDAVYYNPVSYLDGVIEKYVPGDYEFDVPQKLLDLYDAKDFGQYTDTNGKVPVCFLGTNHTTGGNSGSPAIDAHGNLIGLNFDRVWEGTMSDMNYDPEICRNIMVDVRYVLFIVDKYAGAKHLIDEMKLVHPKKK; from the coding sequence ATGAAGTATCTAAAAATTATATTCTTATTTATTGCCGTTCAGGTTACTGCACAACAAGGTGGTATGTGGATTCCTTCTCTTTTAGAAGGAATGAACGAGCAAGAAATGACTTCTTTAGGAAGTAAATTAACAGCCAAAGACATTTACGATGTAAACAACTCTAGTTTAAAAGATGCTATTGGGCATTTTAACGGAGGATGTACCAGTGAAGTGATTTCTACTGAAGGATTACTATTAACCAATCATCACTGCGGCTTCGGACAAATTCAATCACACTCTTCGCTAGAAAATGATTATTTAAAAGATGGTTTTTGGGCAATGAACAAAAGTGAAGAATTGCCAAATGAAGATTTGTATGTCGAGTTTATCGTTCGTATTGACGATGTAACGACCAAAGCACTGAATGGAATTACCGACACCATGACCGAACGTGAAAAGCAATCGGCTATTGATAAAAACATCAATGAACTTAACAAAAACGTAGCAAAAGAAACTTGGCAAGATGTTAAAGTAAAACCTTTTTATAAAGGAAACCAGTATTTCTTATTCGTTACCGAAAAATTTGAAGACATTCGCTTAGTTGGTGCACCACCTAGCAGTATCGGGAAGTTTGGTAGTGATACCGATAACTGGGTTTTTCCACGTCATACAGGAGATTTTTCGTTATTCAGAATTTATGCCGATAAAAACAACCGTCCTGCCAAATATAGCAAAGACAACGTTCCTTATACGCCAAAACACTTTTTACCCGTTTCTTTAGACGGAATTGAAGAAGGCGATTTTACCATGGTTTTTGGTTTTCCAGGTCGTACAAATGAGTATTTACCAGCCGTTGCCATTCAACATATTACACAAGAGTTTAACCCTAGTAATATCGCTATTCGTGAAGCGGCATTGAAAGAAATTGATGCGCAAATGAAAGCAAGCGATGCCGTTCGTATTAAATACGCATCAAAACAAGCACGTATTGCAAATGCTTGGAAAAAGTGGATAGGTGAAAATTTAGGAATTAAAAAAAGCAATGCCATTGCAGAACGTCGAGCTTTTGAAGTTGCTTTTAAAAAGGCATTGAAAGAAAAAGACTTAGAAAAAAACTACGGAAATATTCTCCCTGAGTTCGAACAATTATATGCCGATTTTGCAGATATCAATATTAAAAGAAGAAACTTTATTGAGGTTTTCTCAGTAACTAACGAGTTGATGCAAATGACTTTTAGAGCGTATCAATTAGAACAAGTTGCGTTAAATAAACCTGAAAAGCTTGAGGAAGTTAGAACTGCTTTGGTGAATAGATTGAAAGGAATTCACAAAAACTTTGATGCAACTGTAGACAAAGGGGTATTTAACAATGTAATGCCTTTATACAACCCTACTAAAGTAGATGCTTCAATTTACAACAAAACAAGTTTTACTGATATAGATAAGGCGATACAACTATTAGAAGGAGATGCTACAAAGGTGGTAGAAAACCTAAATAAAGATGCAGCTTACCAGTATGCAAAACCTATGATTGAGGAGTTTTATACTAAAATAGACCCTGAGTTTCAGTATAAAAATCAGGCAATTGCAGCTTTGCAAAAAACATATATGAAAGCATTAATGGAAGCATTGCCAAATGCACGATATTTCCCAGATGCTAACAGCACATTGCGTGTAACTTATGGTCAAGTTCGTGGATATTCTCCTAGAGATGCTGTATACTACAATCCTGTAAGTTATTTAGACGGTGTTATTGAAAAATATGTTCCTGGCGACTATGAATTTGATGTTCCGCAAAAGCTACTTGATTTATACGATGCTAAAGATTTTGGACAATATACAGACACGAACGGAAAAGTACCTGTATGTTTCTTAGGCACCAACCACACCACAGGAGGTAACTCTGGAAGCCCTGCCATTGACGCACACGGAAACTTAATTGGATTGAATTTCGACCGTGTATGGGAAGGTACCATGAGCGATATGAATTACGATCCAGAAATTTGTAGAAATATTATGGTCGATGTTCGTTATGTATTATTTATTGTTGATAAGTATGCAGGAGCAAAGCACTTAATTGATGAAATGAAATTAGTACACCCTAAGAAAAAATAA